One window from the genome of Anguilla rostrata isolate EN2019 chromosome 5, ASM1855537v3, whole genome shotgun sequence encodes:
- the hgsnat gene encoding heparan-alpha-glucosaminide N-acetyltransferase isoform X2 produces the protein MDEAALTINNELQSGIVVSWLSDHCYQCLFQPLGVVPAAQEPGLTNSTDVTVGTQHPLTLQVNGSQVNHELCRIHFHFGEHGNYSLWVRDLNDSVVNCSMVTDREPVNSYLPILVAFLVYAGLSILVAIGSAVMRLNVVRNLLFRLGNTVETERLINSELGSPNRTLESSSDSPIPPTATSSRLRSLDTFRGLSLVIMVFVNYGGGRYWFFRHESWNGLTVADLVFPWFVFIMGTSISLSVSGALHRGSSRRRLFGKVLWRSLQLFLIGVLVINPNYCQGPLSWDSLRIPGVLQRLGFTYLCVASLDLLVAKTRLDNIPTDAWWYSGRDFLLYWPAWICVIVMETLWLCLTFALPVPGCPTGYLGPGGIGDFGQYPNCTGGAAGFIDRWLLGSSHIYQNPSSRVLYQSRVPYDPEGVLGSISSVIMAFLGLQAGKIILHYKDLHSTIMTRFLMWGFALGIISAILTRCSKDQGFIPINKNLWSLSYVTTLSCFAFVALCLIYYAVDVKRWWSGAPFFYPGMNSILVYVGHEVFEEYFPFRWRMINSQSHGEHLAQNLVATSVWVLIAYMLYRKKIFWKI, from the exons ATGGACGAGGCAGCCCTGACCATCAACAATGAGCTGCAAAGTGGGATAGTTGTGTCCTGGTTGTCTGATCATTGCTATCAG TGCCTGTTCCAGCCCCTGGGCGTGGTACCAGCAGCCCAGGAGCCTGGGCTGACCAACTCCACAGACGTCACCGTGGGAACGCAGCATCCCCTGACCCTGCAGGTCAACGGCTCCCAGGTGAACCACGAGCTGTGCAG aatcCACTTCCACTTTGGAGAGCATGGTAACTACTCCCTGTGGGTGAGGGACCTGAACGACTCCGTGGTCAACTGCTCCATGGTGACAGACAGGGAACCTGTCAACAGCTACCTGC CCATCCTGGTTGCATTCCTGGTATATGCTGGATTATCTATTTTGGTGGCCATCGGAAGCGCCGTGATGAG GCTCAATGTCGTAAGGAATCTCCTGTTTCGACTGGGAAACACCGTGGAAACGGAGAGACTCATAAACTCG GAGCTGGGCTCTCCCAACAGAACTTTGGAGTCCTCGTCTGATTCGCCAATACCGCCGACCGCCACCAGCAGCAGGCTGCGCTCATTGGACACCTTCCGTGG CCTCTCGCTGGTGATCATGGTGTTTGTGAACTACGGTGGCGGGAGGTACTGGTTCTTCAGACATGAAAGCTGGAACG GGCTCACGGTGGCCGATTTGGTCTTTCCCTG GTTCGTCTTCATCATGGGCACCTCCATCTCCCTGTCGGTGAGTGGAGCCCTCCACCGGGGGTCCTCACGCAGACGGCTCTTCGGGAAGGTCCTCTGGAGGAGCCTGCAGCTCTTCCTCATCGGAGTGCTCGTCATCAACCCCAACTACTGCCAGGGACCCT tgtCCTGGGACTCTCTGCGGATTCCTGGGGTTCTGCAGCGCCTGGGCTTCACCTACCTGTGTGTGGCATCTCTGGACCTTTTGGTGGCCAAGACCAGACTGGACAACATCCCCACG gatGCATGGTGGTACTCGGGGCGGGACTTCCTGTTGTACTGGCCTGCCTGGATCTGCGTTATTGTCATGGAAACATTGTGGCTATGTCTGACCTTCGCGCTTCCGGTCCCGGGCTGCCCGAC tGGATATTTGGGTCCGGGAGGGATAGGAGACTTTGGACAGTACCCGAATTGCACCGGCGGAGCTGCCGGCTTCATCGACCGCTGGCTCCTGGGGTCGAGCCATATCTATCAGAACCCGTCGTCGAGG gTCCTCTACCAGTCCAGAGTGCCGTATGACCCAGAGGGGGTGCTCGGAAGCATCAGCTCTGTCATCATGGCGTTCTTAGGGCTACAG GCTGGAAAGATTATTTTGCACTATAAGGACCTTCACTCAACAATCATGACCAGGTTTCTCATGTGGGGTTTTGCATTG GGAATCATATCTGCCATTCTGACCAGGTGCTCGAAAGACCAAGGATTCATCCCCATCAATAAGAACTTATG GTCCCTGTCCTACGTCACCACCCTCAGCTGCTTCGCCTTCGTGGCCCTCTGCCTCATCTACTACGCGGTGGACGTGAAGAGGTGGTGGTCTGGCGCTCCATTCTTCTACCCTG GAATGAATTCCATCCTGGTCTACGTCGGCCATGAGGTTTTCGAAGAGTACTTCCCCTTCAGGTGGAGAATgatcaacagccaatcacacggcgAGCATCTGGCCCAAAACCTGGTGGCCACGTCCGTATGGGTGCTCATCGCCTACATGCTGTACAGGAAGAAGATCTTCTGGAAGATCTAG
- the hgsnat gene encoding heparan-alpha-glucosaminide N-acetyltransferase isoform X1, translating into MRTQKLNKKQKGKGVGNDKEKSVQTTKPDSQTMIFPAVIVLLLAVSVAPLAAHLPLSHPHRKSTLLKMDEAALTINNELQSGIVVSWLSDHCYQCLFQPLGVVPAAQEPGLTNSTDVTVGTQHPLTLQVNGSQVNHELCRIHFHFGEHGNYSLWVRDLNDSVVNCSMVTDREPVNSYLPILVAFLVYAGLSILVAIGSAVMRLNVVRNLLFRLGNTVETERLINSELGSPNRTLESSSDSPIPPTATSSRLRSLDTFRGLSLVIMVFVNYGGGRYWFFRHESWNGLTVADLVFPWFVFIMGTSISLSVSGALHRGSSRRRLFGKVLWRSLQLFLIGVLVINPNYCQGPLSWDSLRIPGVLQRLGFTYLCVASLDLLVAKTRLDNIPTDAWWYSGRDFLLYWPAWICVIVMETLWLCLTFALPVPGCPTGYLGPGGIGDFGQYPNCTGGAAGFIDRWLLGSSHIYQNPSSRVLYQSRVPYDPEGVLGSISSVIMAFLGLQAGKIILHYKDLHSTIMTRFLMWGFALGIISAILTRCSKDQGFIPINKNLWSLSYVTTLSCFAFVALCLIYYAVDVKRWWSGAPFFYPGMNSILVYVGHEVFEEYFPFRWRMINSQSHGEHLAQNLVATSVWVLIAYMLYRKKIFWKI; encoded by the exons ATGAGGacacaaaaactaaataaaaaacaaaaaggaaaaggtgTAGGAAACGACAAGGAAAAATCTGTGCAAACGACTAAGCCAGATAGCCAAACTATGATTTTCCCTGCAGTGATTGTGTTGCTTTTGGCTGTCTCCGTGGCACCACTCGCAGCGCACCTCCCTC tctcTCACCCTCACCGGAAGTCTACGCTACTCAAAATGGACGAGGCAGCCCTGACCATCAACAATGAGCTGCAAAGTGGGATAGTTGTGTCCTGGTTGTCTGATCATTGCTATCAG TGCCTGTTCCAGCCCCTGGGCGTGGTACCAGCAGCCCAGGAGCCTGGGCTGACCAACTCCACAGACGTCACCGTGGGAACGCAGCATCCCCTGACCCTGCAGGTCAACGGCTCCCAGGTGAACCACGAGCTGTGCAG aatcCACTTCCACTTTGGAGAGCATGGTAACTACTCCCTGTGGGTGAGGGACCTGAACGACTCCGTGGTCAACTGCTCCATGGTGACAGACAGGGAACCTGTCAACAGCTACCTGC CCATCCTGGTTGCATTCCTGGTATATGCTGGATTATCTATTTTGGTGGCCATCGGAAGCGCCGTGATGAG GCTCAATGTCGTAAGGAATCTCCTGTTTCGACTGGGAAACACCGTGGAAACGGAGAGACTCATAAACTCG GAGCTGGGCTCTCCCAACAGAACTTTGGAGTCCTCGTCTGATTCGCCAATACCGCCGACCGCCACCAGCAGCAGGCTGCGCTCATTGGACACCTTCCGTGG CCTCTCGCTGGTGATCATGGTGTTTGTGAACTACGGTGGCGGGAGGTACTGGTTCTTCAGACATGAAAGCTGGAACG GGCTCACGGTGGCCGATTTGGTCTTTCCCTG GTTCGTCTTCATCATGGGCACCTCCATCTCCCTGTCGGTGAGTGGAGCCCTCCACCGGGGGTCCTCACGCAGACGGCTCTTCGGGAAGGTCCTCTGGAGGAGCCTGCAGCTCTTCCTCATCGGAGTGCTCGTCATCAACCCCAACTACTGCCAGGGACCCT tgtCCTGGGACTCTCTGCGGATTCCTGGGGTTCTGCAGCGCCTGGGCTTCACCTACCTGTGTGTGGCATCTCTGGACCTTTTGGTGGCCAAGACCAGACTGGACAACATCCCCACG gatGCATGGTGGTACTCGGGGCGGGACTTCCTGTTGTACTGGCCTGCCTGGATCTGCGTTATTGTCATGGAAACATTGTGGCTATGTCTGACCTTCGCGCTTCCGGTCCCGGGCTGCCCGAC tGGATATTTGGGTCCGGGAGGGATAGGAGACTTTGGACAGTACCCGAATTGCACCGGCGGAGCTGCCGGCTTCATCGACCGCTGGCTCCTGGGGTCGAGCCATATCTATCAGAACCCGTCGTCGAGG gTCCTCTACCAGTCCAGAGTGCCGTATGACCCAGAGGGGGTGCTCGGAAGCATCAGCTCTGTCATCATGGCGTTCTTAGGGCTACAG GCTGGAAAGATTATTTTGCACTATAAGGACCTTCACTCAACAATCATGACCAGGTTTCTCATGTGGGGTTTTGCATTG GGAATCATATCTGCCATTCTGACCAGGTGCTCGAAAGACCAAGGATTCATCCCCATCAATAAGAACTTATG GTCCCTGTCCTACGTCACCACCCTCAGCTGCTTCGCCTTCGTGGCCCTCTGCCTCATCTACTACGCGGTGGACGTGAAGAGGTGGTGGTCTGGCGCTCCATTCTTCTACCCTG GAATGAATTCCATCCTGGTCTACGTCGGCCATGAGGTTTTCGAAGAGTACTTCCCCTTCAGGTGGAGAATgatcaacagccaatcacacggcgAGCATCTGGCCCAAAACCTGGTGGCCACGTCCGTATGGGTGCTCATCGCCTACATGCTGTACAGGAAGAAGATCTTCTGGAAGATCTAG
- the gtf2e2 gene encoding transcription initiation factor IIE subunit beta, with translation MDPALLRERELFKKRALALPTIEKRSAPSESSSSSSSKKKRPKTDRDGSGGSKHGGDSSNGSFNLKALSGSSGYRFGVLAKIVNYMKTRHQHGDTHHLTLEEILDETKLLDIGLKQKQWLMNEALASNPKIEVRDGKYAFKPKYNLKDKKALLRLLDKHDQLGLGGVLLDDVEEGLPNAQKAIKALGDQIIFVTRPDKKKILFYNDKHCQFLVDEEFQKLWRSIPVDSMDDEKIEDYLKRQGISSMQETGPRRLAPIQERRRPGSQKRRRFKTHNDHLAGVLEDYSEGVPAKK, from the exons aTGGATCCAGCCCTgttgagagagcgagagctcTTCAAGAAAAGAGCCCTCGCCTTACCGACGATTGAGAAGAGGTCCGCTCCCTCTgaatcttcctcctcctcttcctcgaaGAAGAAGAGGCCCAAAACAGACCGTGATGGATCTGGAGGCTCCAAGCATGGTGGAG ACTCCAGCAATGGCTCGTTTAACCTGAAGGCTCTGTCGGGAAGCTCCGGGTACAGGtttggtgtcctggctaaaatcgtGAACTACATGAAG ACCCGGCACCAGCACGGGGACACACACCACCTGACCCTGGAGGAGATCCTGGACGAGACCAAGCTGCTGGACATCGGGCTCAAGCAGAAACAGTGGCTTATGAACGAG GCCCTGGCCAGTAACCCAAAGATAGAGGTTCGGGACGGGAAGTACGCCTTCAAGCCCAAATACAACCTGAAGGACAAGAAAGCCCTGCTGAGGCTTTTGGACAAACACGACCAGCTGGGCCTGGGAGGGGTGCTGCTAGACGATGTGGAGGAGGGCCTGCCCAATGCGCAGAAGGCCATTAAG GCTCTAGGCGACCAGATCATTTTTGTGACCAGACCAGACAAGAAGAAGATTCTTTTCTACAACGACAAGCACTGCCAGTTTTTGGTGGATGAAG AGTTCCAGAAGCTGTGGCGAAGCATTCCAGTGGACTCCATGGACGATGAGAAGATCGAGGACTACCTGAAGAGACAGGGCATCTCCTCCATGCAGGAGACCGGACCAAGGAGgctg gcgcCCATCCAGGAGCGGAGGAGGCCGGGGTCTCAGAAGAGGAGGCGCTTCAAGACGCACAACGACCATCTGGCCGGCGTGCTGGAGGACTACTCCGAGGGCGTTCCCGCCAAGAAGTGA
- the smim18 gene encoding small integral membrane protein 18, whose amino-acid sequence MTGQNASQPWQQATPLAGVSLQVQEVYPFHDGWNVACFVILLLFILTVVSLAALAFLYELLDCGCCAKDKTAGELSQEPGAFRSAMDRMRQRHVEVV is encoded by the coding sequence ATGACGGGCCAGAACGCCAGCCAGCCCTGGCAGCAGGCCACGCCCCTGGCGGGCGTGTCCCTGCAGGTGCAGGAGGTGTACCCCTTCCACGACGGCTGGAACGTGGCGTGCTTCGTCATCCTGCTCCTCTTCATCCTGACGGTGGTGTCGCTGGCCGCGCTGGCCTTCCTGTACGAGCTGCTGGACTGCGGCTGCTGCGCCAAGGACAAGACGGCTGGGGAGCTCAGCCAGGAGCCCGGAGCCTTCCGCTCCGCCATGGACAGGATGCGCCAGCGCCACGTGGAGGTGGTGTAG